The Bombyx mori chromosome 28, ASM3026992v2 genomic interval tcgctaaaactcgagaacagctggacctatttggctaatttttggtcttgaattccTTGTGAAAgcccagagaaggcttaaaaggtttaaaaggttggataaatatgaaaatgctcggaataattttgtttttcctttgatgtgtccccgacggattccttttgtttgttttaagtttattttatacaaaagtttaggtcttttatttctcgattgaggcactatgaagtctgccgggtcagatagttattcataaaaatttgctctaagtaaaagaataaacagtagtttaaaaaactaaaaaatacgcttgttgaattttctataaaagcgtattttttcgtttttttaaactactattatttttatttttcatttttaagttggaatttcaattatttcaactttttttttaaatattgtgttgtcatcggtccttaataagtatcgcaaaattcgagttaatccgacgttttgaagggggtcaaaatcatgttcaaagattccgttacatacttacatagatacgtctgaagctaataaaagcgtataaaaaaattaatacattccACTATAAAAGTTAATACATTTTTGAGCTTTTAGATTGAATAGTACCCGGTATTTTGAATATCGAAAAGAAGTTGAATCTCTACTTATGCGTATTGAACTTATGCATATTAAAATTACTCGAATAACTCAAACTTTTTCTTTTTCAGATTGTCCAAATCGGTCGCATACTAAACGCTCACATGTCGTCGATGCATTGGATAGACAACTCCATAGCTCAGATATCCAATAAGCTGGATCAATTGAAGAGCGTTCACGACACGCTCAGGAAGGATAACGAGAGATCATTTCAATTGACTTACAATTAATctgtttttataatatgtatacggTTGGTTCAGTTTTGTGATTTTTGTCGATTGTTTCTGGATGTCATTGTTAataattaacacgttgactgatatgtaggtcaccggtgccctacgcgacgcactgaagtaattatggcGATTTCTCTCTTAGATCTTCTTAAGGCGCCAgaatatctagtagattctgggaaagaccaatccgaagatactgagaattaacctattcataaaaaatactaaaacattaaaaaacaaaagaaggcaaatcgacataatttctttagtgcgccgcgtaggacaccggtgacctacaaggCAATTAACGTGTTAAACACGCCTACGAGTACTCAGAATGTTTGTAAACTGTAATAGAAGAATATTTGTAATACAAAATTAGTTTTACTGTTGCAGTACTTAAAGTTGTGAATAATGTATGATTAACTAACGAATACAGTACAATGTTGGACTTTTAAATGCTTAGAGTagaattcaattataatttaaatgcacgtataatttatttacattcctCATTATACTATTTATGATGCATGTCTATGTGTCCAAAAACACTTCACATTACGACGGTACCTAAATGTACTATGAGGATGAAAATGTGAATCAAATATTTTCATGAATCCCTTGTCTTTCGTACTATCAAATGCAAGTTCGCGATCAAACTGCATTATTACTatacattatattttagaaaattgagTAACATGGGTTCAaagaattttaattcaaatcacGTAATATGTTGTTACCCAAGCAAACAAACGAACATAATTTGATTATATAGATGATTAGTGTGCTtaatgtgagttttttaacgttctcgatcgcgtaaaagttagctcaaatctgtatggagctggaacgtttgcctacgtttgccgctaagggcgctgttccaattgcatacaaattcgagttaacttttacgctatcgagaatgttaaaaactcgcactcaaCACACTGGCCAGTGACGAGGCCAGAAATGAAACACTcaaatagtatttaaaaatgaatgtgtCATTTATTAAAGAcgttaaaatgtttttgttatggCAACAAAatgattcaataaataaaaataaaaaatattaagtacctatatagtttttttgttgttgttatcaAGTCCATCGATTTATTTCCCTCTACTCTATTTTTGCTGGCCCATTTTGACAGACTGACTATCGTCTCACAAATAAACCAAAGACTTAGGAATGTTGATTggattcaaataaatattaaatccgATTGAAGTGGACCGCTCTCGAAGCCCGAAGCTATTTTCCAAGCATCTTTGATGACTGCGAGAGAACGTGAAAtacaaaggacaatgcccaaaagtgggccaactttatgtcaaaactatttgtacttgaaaaactatgccttattttttcacgttgtttagtttatgtatcaacatttctttcaacctggcattgttttccaaaaaaattaattacttaattgaTAACATCTCAAAGCTATccatgccatagtttttaaattcgccaataggcaaagggcttagcccatacagccttatagcaaacctatatgctgtcaaacgaaagagttgtttgtAACTtggacaacaaattaaaaaaaattagctaatgcttataattcacaggcttcttagtttatttttgttcaattcaatatttattgtaataataattattacttaaaaccatgaattatttaatatttttagatattaatgattccattagtaaaaatatcaatggcctaccattactctattcttattatatatgatcagagagtgttggcagcaacccgagtgaagcgtcacttgaatttttattttaatgttttttaatagtttattgtgtaatttgtattatttgtatttgtaatattgtgtataaaaggtctgcgtaaactcatgctcagtcaatgtgatattcgtcgagttgacgtcaaaactcccaaaaagcaataaaaagagatacaccatattaagtgtataatctatggatacaccggctttttattgacataaaaaatatataacttcgacagactaggctgtataggctacgctctttgcctgcttattggtgaattttaaaacaaaacaacaatatcgttgccggcttccggattttcatttcattttatcattattatgaggatataaataaaatgtacgtaagggcttatttctagcaacattaaccacaattaacttatttaatactgtaaataattatgagagcgattattgatttcgaagaaaacaattaacaacttaattttagctgcagaaaaaaacagatttctcagcctgggtgagaatataaaatcgttttctgaatatgaaacgatatttctttgtctatcaaattaagttaaaaccatcatgacaggacaactttttttaggggcccaaacgcccatagaaaatgggcattgtcctttatgaCTGCGTCTAATTCTATAAATAACTGATTACGACACATAGAGCTACAGTCGAATCCCATCGCCAAAGAAAAATTTGTGATGTTCACTCGTtatagatttgttttatttaaaacccgACACGAAaacctatttcagtacttagTTTACagatacatatcgacgcttgaaaggcaaacgtgactaagttagttagttagtctactgtaaagttcacgcattgtcgcttagtcacttttgcctttcaagcgtcgatatatatattttttttaatgattactttcaccaggataggtgggcgagcaaatgctcagcgaGGAGTGAttgatgggatttgctaatagctgtccgaacgcctccgaaggagacctcacaactcaagagcagctgcgtCCCGAacaaatctactaccggatcggtatcgcgacccgctgagaagatccggcgagaaactcagcgggctgatgcatgggttaggttgcatttCCCTATGCCTAATCCTAGTGTTAGAgatgaaggcgtctaatgcaaaggttaacggatctgatggatccgcaaGGACGTGGTACATAAATCTTTTGTGAAATGAAAGTGGTTCAAGTGAGCACTTACGTACAAGATACATTGTTCATCAGGTGCAGCAGAAACAGAGATAGTGCCCATTTGCATACATATTTAGTTTTTACATTCAATCCATACAACCAATagttaaattatgtttattcccgacaaaaaaattcaactatTGTTAAAATAGCAGCCTCCTTTTTTACTACGATTCATGTTACGATACCTTTTGAGGGagttcatatagagtccctgctttatttcgccgtaaagtcgtgttttatataattaacaccacagttgaaacaatataaattttattgttgtagcggcataaacaattctaagtaattatattacattagttattaaacacattataaattatttttatatttaaaatatttggcggtaaaaaggtcccgtgtcacagactacattctttttcccacatctcgtgcgttccggcttacgcatcataaaaaggtgcgttcttGAACGCCACACCTTCATAAAACATGTGGCGGCATCCCTAGTTACTAAACTGTTCATCACTAGCGGCGGCGTGCGGCGAATTACAGGCTATCTTTCGATCAGGTTCTCTAAACCGCGACGCGAATCTGGTCCTAAATGgtaataacttaacaccaggttggtcgtgagctcgtccactgacctaagcaataaaaaaaaaacaaaaaaagcgaaTCTTGATTTTTTAGTCTCAGATCGATTCAGTGAGTGAAATCGATATTTTCTACCGAATAAAAAAGTGGGTCACTGATTTTTCGATTTTAGGCCTTCATCCCTACACCAACTTCTTTTCATTGTCAAGCAAAATGGCGGATCAGGTATGTGctgaatttaaatgaaaatatgtcttaaaataattaaaattaactggCTTTTGCTTATAAAATGTAGATTAAAAGCATATATGTGTGGTGTAACAAAAGTGTTAAGTGTTCCTCGTGTGAAATCTGTAAAAAATGTGATCGAAAACAAATTTTGCGTCGGGCACGTGGAAATGTGTTTCGTATTTAAATAGAATACAAATCGTGTTTGAAAAGATAAATTTCAACAGTGAACCCTTTGTTAATGCTGTATAGATTTAGATTTTGAGCGCAGATTTCAAATTTCACTTCTAAACAGTGGCCGTCACAATGTTGTTAGGTTAGTTTTTGCTAAGTAAACTAAATAACCTAGTACAATCAGTTACAGAAAAGGTTTGATGAAAATGTgttgaaaatacataaaattattaattttcagcTCACTCAATATctcacataaaaataaaaaatcgatgaACTTTTGCTGGTCAATCAAATCCCAATTTACCTATTCTCCATAGTTTTGAAGTGGCCCAACATCAAACTCAATAGTCGTTTCAATAAATCACAGGCGGTGTGCCTTAACTTTTTGAATTAGAAACACCCTACCTTCCGTTAAATTTACATTGAATTGAGATTTGTTGAGCCATGTgccattataaaaaatacattttctatTATGTCCTCTACATATTTCGGGATCGCTTTAGTTGAAACTCAATATGAATGGAGACATTAATGATAAAAACTGAAATGTCTTTAATAATTGAAGACGTGAGTGGATAAAAGGGTTAattgcctataaaccatattagaccttaaagcttcgggttgaaaggctatttttagaaattgtatgTGATGAAGcagttatgtacgaagaaaaatacaagtaaaaatagtttgttgcccgtttttCAAAATTGACAAactgtatcatatccccttcatccgctcatgtcttcaattacaaTACATGCATCGATTATGCTACTAATGCATTTTGTTTcagaatttgaataaataatagctgCTGATGCCCTTTGTTTACCATAAATGAGACAAATTAGACTGATattgaataaatgtatttaatttcagtGTGTAGCTTTGATAGTAGAGTAGTAGTTACATGTAACACTAAACATGTTAAAACTTGCAGACGGAACGCTCATTCCAAAAACAACCTACAGTCTTTCTGAACCGCAAGAAAGGTATTGGTGTGAAGCGGAGCAGAAAACCGTTGAGATACCACAAGGATGTGGGCCTCGGTTTCAAGACTCCCCGTGAGGTAACGCATGCAGTGTGCCCACTAACGTGTGTTTTTATCTTTCCGTAGACAGAGAAAGCGTTTCAGAAACAGGCCACCGTTTTCCTGAACAGGAAAGGTGGCATGAAGAGGAAGGACATGCGTCACCATAAGAATGTTGGTTTAGGCTTCAAAACTCCCAGAGAGGTCTGTAGTTTTTGGTTTATTTCCAGTGGTGGTCCGGAGTTGGTCATCGGTGGCTTTTGGTGTCGGCTTCAAATATTCATCTGGGTTCATTTTTATGTGCATTTGTCTTGCTACAATGTCTAGTACAGTTATTGAGAAACAAAATGACCATAGTTTGCCAAATGTCTGTTTTCATTGATATTCGATGTGTCAGATACAGGAAATTGTAATTATTGTAGTAAACTTGACTACTAaagtaatgtaaatattttagtggTAAATATTGTTACTGACAAGTTTCTATAACTACAATATGTTCCCTCAAAATGTTTGTTGAATGTTCTTTTAATAAAActcataattttgtaattaataaaaaagacattCAAACAACATTATGATGCATTTCATTACAATCATATTGTACAATATAATCATGCAAATATGTcgctttttaaatttcattttattcatttcTACTAATTAATGCTCACCTAACATTTCTAACTGCAATTGCAATTTCATAATTAATCTAATAATAGAGGGGAGAAATAATGGGATACTAAACcagtacaataaaatatttttataattcaaatgaAAGAATTGCAACATTTTTTCtaatctttaatttcattcaaataaTACTAACATACTAATGTAACtataaaactgatttaaaaaaaataatgtgaaaATAGGCCCtgattaaatattagttttttgaaAATCAACTCAATTCATGgaaaattttgttgttttatccAGAAGATCGATAGACACTGCAGTTAAATATGCTATTAATTAAAGCAATTCACCATTGAATAACTTGAGAGACTGAAAGTAATATAATTAACCTGTTGATTACTAAGAGTCTgtagagaaaaataataattgagtgACTGTATATGATGATAACCACACGACGGTCTTCTGAATGACCAATTGACGAAAAGCTGTGTTTCAAACTATCTGATGCAGTACACTCAAGAATGTAGAAAAATTCTCCCGAAATCATTAGAGATTATTACCCAAAAAATAGTTTCCTAGTGATTGGCTTGCAGTTTTTTCGTGGAATCCCAATGTCCAAGAGAAAATATCGTTGTTACGTCAGTTTTAGGAGAGTGAAATGTAATCGGTTTCCTAAAACCCATCTCTGTATCTAAGCTAAAGCAAAATCTTCATTCCATACCATTAATGCAAAAGTTTATTCACACACCTATATCTTCTTTGATTTTtctttatacatatattgtaaatctaatataattaatgagTAGATCACAGTCGTCCTCTATTAGCTTAGGTTCGAATTGTTCAACATTGTCTATCTGTAGTCTCCCTATATATTAGCTTAGGTTCGAATTGTTCAACATGGCAGTTTGCCCATACACTCTGGTGCTAGATCCAGGAAATTGTAAGCTTGAAGAATGATTGATCCTGTTATAATAATCAGCTGAGATTGGTAGTAATTGATCCTAGATACGTTTATTCATtgtaacatattatatattacatatgTCTTCATGCATTGAAATATTAAACCAAAGAAAGGTTCATACGTCGTGAGgtaaaggctatttggtttaagcgacatttctattaatacgcgacatttcgttttttcgcattaaaattgtataatttccaaaaatattcgaaattgagttaatatgcggaatcatttggtatcaccagtatttttctcataaatacatACTCACAAAAgaacgtagtttagtttttttttttttagtttagctaTGTTTTgtctactattaacaaaattaatacataattttatcttactttaaaagacagataatgtaactggtaaactgtaaaaaataaacgttgcaaagatgattaatattaaaaatatcacaatatgttaaacctttaaaacattctccagtaaaattagtaagttttgagattatacagttttaatgcaagAGAAGaccatttatatttgtaattaaaggttcgttttatttggCATTAGCATCAACATTTCGATGTTTCTAATTGAACTTAATTTAAGTTGATTCTGTtccatatattttttccaaaatttgagACTTTGAATGGCTCTCatgtaaaaatgtcgcttataccaaatcgatgcctccaatgaacactacgctaactccaaattcgtaggtttacaggaggagcgtttaaacgaaaaaaagttgataaattttttattattgcagatatatttatgcttttttcttgtgtaactatctgatttactcttgcttcgaaccccatcaataatgatttggaatacttttaaaatagtaaagggatttgcgtgaaaaacgaaaattttgagttagagtagtgttcattggaggcatcgaaattgCCCCTCAATCCTCGACCTCATAATGACATGTACTTCGCTACTCATTCCAGGCGATTGAGGGTACCTACATTGACAAGAAGTGTCCCTTCACTGGCAACGTTTCGATCCGCGGCCGCATCCTCACCGGCGTCGTTCAGAAGATGAAGATGCAGAGAACTATCGTGATCCGCCGCGATTACCTTCACTACCTACCCAAATACAATAGGTTCGAGAAACGGCACAGGAACATGTCCGTACATTTGTCGCCTTGCTTCAGGTGAGACAAACTTTTGATGTCAAACATTTTTCACAATATGAACGTAGGATCAACTAATTCATAAAGCTTAATTTAGAATGTGGGGCCAATTTTATCCAAGAGACTATATTGgcatgtattaaatataatttttaaatgaaacatgACGGTTAGATATTGTAAATATCATGGACCTAATGTAACGGACATAGTAACAATAAGATGCTAAGTGAAAGCATCTGTTCTGTGTAAAGTAAACTTTAAAATATCAAgcttacattattaaaattaatatttagctAAAACTAATATGTAAAGTTTGTTAGTATGCAAAAAGATTAAACAAATTTTGTAGTACCACTTTGGCCCGTTTTCTCAGAAACTTGCgaaatttatagaaaatccacgAACATCGGATTGCCTTTCTTGTTCATTGTTAGTAATTAACCATAATAAGTGCGTTTAAA includes:
- the RpS11 gene encoding ribosomal protein S11 isoform 2 (isoform 2 is encoded by transcript variant 2); its protein translation is MADQTEKAFQKQATVFLNRKGGMKRKDMRHHKNVGLGFKTPREAIEGTYIDKKCPFTGNVSIRGRILTGVVQKMKMQRTIVIRRDYLHYLPKYNRFEKRHRNMSVHLSPCFRDVEIGDIVTIGECRPLSKTVRFNVLKVSKGKGSKKSFKKF
- the RpS11 gene encoding ribosomal protein S11 isoform 1 (isoform 1 is encoded by transcript variant 1), which encodes MADQTERSFQKQPTVFLNRKKGIGVKRSRKPLRYHKDVGLGFKTPREAIEGTYIDKKCPFTGNVSIRGRILTGVVQKMKMQRTIVIRRDYLHYLPKYNRFEKRHRNMSVHLSPCFRDVEIGDIVTIGECRPLSKTVRFNVLKVSKGKGSKKSFKKF